A window of the Fibrobacter sp. UWH4 genome harbors these coding sequences:
- a CDS encoding TIGR02147 family protein, with protein sequence MKPISDYNDYRPFIRDFYEERKLMTGLSWRGFNKMAGYANTRFLKLVCDGKSKLSSVGASRLAKLMGLSKIQTSYFLALVTYCNSPVEKKKLAALEHMQSLAKDDRIRVVGGDGYEYFKNWWNPILRELAPRVANATPSKIANMLHESVTPENVKKSLDFLVQAGFLKERRNRYVQSDKAILGSSEKIPRAIRGMHRQMARLAEKAVEAFPVTERNFSGMTVAVNRAAYEQIVNELDICRKKIAGIVSATESCDRIYRVNLQLFPLTKEIKK encoded by the coding sequence ATGAAACCGATATCCGACTACAACGACTACCGCCCTTTTATCAGGGATTTCTACGAAGAACGTAAGTTGATGACGGGTCTGTCCTGGCGCGGCTTCAACAAGATGGCGGGATATGCCAATACAAGATTCTTGAAACTTGTCTGCGACGGAAAGTCAAAGTTGAGCAGTGTCGGCGCAAGTCGCCTGGCAAAACTCATGGGGCTTTCCAAAATCCAGACATCCTACTTCTTGGCACTTGTCACCTACTGCAATTCTCCCGTAGAAAAGAAGAAACTTGCCGCCCTTGAACACATGCAGTCCCTGGCAAAGGACGACAGGATCCGGGTCGTAGGGGGCGACGGCTACGAATACTTCAAGAACTGGTGGAACCCAATCTTAAGGGAACTTGCCCCTAGGGTCGCCAATGCCACGCCGTCAAAAATCGCGAACATGCTCCACGAGAGCGTGACTCCCGAGAACGTGAAGAAATCCCTGGATTTCCTGGTCCAGGCGGGGTTTCTGAAGGAGCGGCGCAACAGGTATGTCCAATCCGACAAGGCAATCCTTGGCTCGTCCGAGAAGATTCCGCGGGCCATCCGCGGCATGCACAGGCAGATGGCAAGGCTTGCGGAGAAGGCCGTCGAGGCATTCCCCGTAACGGAGCGCAACTTTTCGGGAATGACGGTCGCCGTGAATCGTGCGGCATACGAGCAGATTGTAAACGAACTGGACATCTGCCGCAAGAAAATCGCCGGAATCGTTTCTGCCACGGAGAGTTGTGACCGAATTTACAGGGTGAACCTGCAGTTGTTCCCGTTGACAAAAGAGATTAAAAAATGA
- a CDS encoding fibrobacter succinogenes major paralogous domain-containing protein, whose translation MKNTFAKKFMVYALAGVLGFALSACDDSSSAGGDDGETSVLSSSAEMSSSSRHCEDCKDEAISSSGKSNDPAEVTDDSSDSKDNPSSAGTSTKSSASEEPDSSGSEGVEGSSASVPGGSSDSSVYDADKNTLKDLRDGQVYKTVKIGDQVWMAQNLNYAPDENHVHSLGDYAWSGCYGGKADSCAKYGRLYTWEVAMDKAGCGYGESCNNSYEGSQGICPAGWHLPSYNEWETLFRNVGGENVAGRKLKSEEGWNYYSESTKGIDYYGFSALPAGRRDDNGDFNSAGDRARFWSSSEHNIYYTYGMVLYHKYLGAYLYDESKYDAFSVRCIKDSE comes from the coding sequence ATGAAAAACACATTCGCGAAAAAGTTTATGGTCTACGCCCTTGCGGGGGTGCTCGGTTTCGCCCTTTCCGCCTGTGACGATTCTTCGTCGGCGGGGGGTGATGACGGCGAAACAAGTGTCCTGAGTAGCAGTGCCGAAATGTCATCGTCATCTCGTCATTGCGAGGACTGTAAGGACGAAGCAATCTCCAGCAGCGGCAAGTCCAACGATCCCGCCGAAGTGACCGACGACTCCAGCGACAGCAAGGACAATCCTTCTTCGGCAGGAACATCGACCAAGTCCAGCGCTTCCGAAGAGCCTGACTCCAGCGGCTCCGAAGGCGTGGAAGGCTCTTCCGCAAGCGTTCCCGGCGGCAGCAGCGACTCCAGCGTTTATGACGCCGATAAGAACACCCTGAAGGACCTGCGCGATGGACAAGTCTATAAGACGGTTAAAATCGGAGATCAGGTTTGGATGGCTCAGAATCTGAACTATGCGCCAGACGAAAATCATGTGCACTCCTTGGGCGATTATGCCTGGAGTGGCTGTTATGGCGGTAAGGCGGACTCATGCGCCAAGTACGGTCGCCTGTACACCTGGGAAGTGGCCATGGACAAGGCTGGTTGTGGCTATGGAGAATCTTGCAACAACAGTTACGAAGGTTCTCAGGGTATTTGCCCTGCCGGCTGGCACCTGCCAAGTTACAATGAATGGGAGACCTTGTTTAGGAATGTTGGAGGAGAAAATGTTGCTGGTAGAAAGTTGAAGTCGGAGGAAGGATGGAACTATTACTCCGAGTCAACCAAGGGTATCGACTACTACGGCTTTTCCGCTCTCCCTGCAGGCCGCAGAGACGACAATGGCGATTTCAACAGTGCCGGCGACCGCGCCCGCTTCTGGTCGTCTAGCGAGCACAATATCTACTACACCTACGGCATGGTCTTGTACCACAAATACCTGGGTGCTTACCTGTACGACGAGAGTAAGTACGACGCGTTCTCTGTCCGCTGCATCAAGGACTCTGAATAA
- a CDS encoding fibrobacter succinogenes major paralogous domain-containing protein: MRNSFLQSSWSLSFWRGRAPIESAAIGSILTALCLGFALSACDDSSSAGGDNGSGGNRGGIPDTVETFMELSDYDCGKSQKCVATYLTEYHDMAVCDGDNGWVIGTLIEKMDCDFSSSSAKATDKDSGPAEGSSSSVEKGLPDSDAKSSSSAKETKTSSDSKSSSSVKSGDSSSSSSADKLESSSSKGEVPKSYAEAKVMPSGTCDCSKYNCFTTEYLNQEFLEAGKYGEILDERDGQVYKTVQIGEQIWMAENMNFDYNYNDFHGENFGSKCYKESADSCAKYGRLYTWAGAMDSVKTGCGRGWKCAADTGRVQGVCPNGWHLPDTAEWNVLIDAVGGVSTAGTMLKTTEGWQIDAYRGMDVIGTDAYGFSALPSGAKETGGYFYYAGQYSHFWSSSEYMGDNAYIMKMTYYTALATWSYRTKYFGHAVRCVKDSD; the protein is encoded by the coding sequence ATGAGAAATTCTTTTTTACAGTCATCCTGGAGCCTGTCATTCTGGAGGGGCAGAGCCCCGATAGAATCAGCGGCGATAGGATCCATCCTGACGGCACTTTGCCTTGGGTTTGCCCTTTCCGCCTGCGATGACTCGTCGTCGGCGGGGGGTGATAATGGTAGTGGCGGCAATCGTGGTGGTATTCCTGACACCGTCGAGACATTCATGGAACTGTCGGATTACGACTGCGGCAAGAGTCAGAAGTGTGTCGCCACCTACCTGACGGAATACCATGACATGGCAGTGTGCGATGGCGACAACGGCTGGGTCATCGGGACTCTCATCGAGAAGATGGACTGCGACTTTTCTTCGTCGAGCGCCAAGGCCACTGATAAGGATAGTGGGCCTGCCGAAGGCTCCAGTTCGTCGGTGGAGAAGGGGCTGCCGGACAGCGACGCCAAGTCCAGCAGTTCGGCGAAAGAAACCAAGACTTCTTCTGACTCCAAGAGTTCAAGTTCTGTGAAGTCGGGTGACTCGTCCAGCAGCAGTTCCGCGGACAAGTTAGAGTCTTCGTCTAGTAAGGGCGAAGTTCCGAAAAGTTATGCCGAAGCGAAGGTCATGCCGTCTGGAACATGCGATTGTTCCAAATACAACTGCTTCACGACAGAATACCTGAACCAGGAATTCCTTGAAGCGGGTAAGTATGGTGAAATTCTCGATGAGCGAGATGGTCAGGTTTATAAGACTGTTCAGATTGGTGAGCAGATTTGGATGGCCGAAAACATGAATTTCGACTACAACTACAATGATTTTCATGGCGAGAATTTTGGCAGCAAATGCTACAAAGAAAGTGCGGACTCCTGCGCCAAGTATGGACGTCTCTACACTTGGGCTGGGGCGATGGACAGTGTCAAGACCGGTTGCGGTCGTGGTTGGAAATGCGCGGCGGATACCGGAAGGGTGCAGGGCGTCTGCCCGAACGGCTGGCACTTGCCCGATACGGCGGAGTGGAATGTGCTGATCGACGCGGTGGGCGGTGTGTCTACTGCGGGAACGATGCTGAAGACGACTGAAGGCTGGCAAATCGATGCGTACCGCGGCATGGATGTCATCGGCACGGACGCTTATGGCTTTTCGGCGCTCCCGTCCGGCGCCAAAGAGACCGGCGGGTACTTCTACTACGCGGGTCAATACTCGCACTTCTGGTCCTCTTCGGAGTACATGGGGGACAACGCGTACATCATGAAGATGACCTACTATACTGCGCTCGCGACTTGGAGCTACCGCACAAAGTACTTCGGCCACGCGGTCCGTTGCGTCAAGGACTCGGACTAA
- a CDS encoding FISUMP domain-containing protein: protein MKNTFAKMFTVCALAGVLGFALSACDDSSSAGDDNGSGGNRGGIPDTVETFMELSDYDCGKSQKCVATYLTEYHDMAVCDGNNGWVIGTLIEKMDCDFSSSSDKSSDSKSNDPAEVTDDSSDSKDNPSSAGTSTKSSNSSSSSVTPSDVEGSSKTAWDYLNPDINYGEFTDERDGQVYKTVKIGDQIWMAQNLNYDPGDVSSLGRYAWSGCYGDGALDEISKRVLTEEEFAANCSRYGRLYTWEVAMNKVNCGYHYNCDIGNEGTQGVCPKGWHLPTKEEWKKLVEPIASGVEDLTTYWSYLGASVELKTADWWKEYSTSTSGTNASGFSALPAGFMYIGEFFRSKGVGTFFWSSSVYGSDKSYCLRLQHDDDSALLWGEWKKNGFSVRCIKDSE from the coding sequence ATGAAAAATACATTCGCGAAAATGTTTACGGTCTGCGCCCTTGCGGGGGTGCTCGGTTTCGCCCTTTCCGCCTGCGATGACTCGTCGTCGGCGGGTGACGATAATGGTAGTGGCGGGAACCGTGGTGGAATTCCTGACACCGTCGAGACTTTCATGGAACTGTCAGACTACGACTGCGGCAAGAGTCAGAAGTGCGTTGCCACCTACCTGACGGAATACCATGACATGGCTGTGTGCGATGGTAACAACGGCTGGGTCATCGGGACTCTCATCGAGAAGATGGACTGCGACTTCTCTTCATCGAGTGACAAGTCGAGCGATAGCAAGTCCAACGATCCCGCCGAAGTGACCGACGACTCCAGCGACAGCAAGGACAATCCTTCTTCGGCAGGAACATCGACCAAGTCCAGCAACTCTAGTTCTTCGAGTGTCACCCCGAGCGATGTCGAGGGGTCTAGCAAAACCGCCTGGGATTACTTGAATCCGGACATTAACTATGGCGAGTTTACCGATGAACGCGATGGACAAGTCTATAAGACGGTTAAAATCGGAGATCAGATATGGATGGCCCAGAACTTGAATTACGATCCGGGCGATGTGTCCAGCTTGGGTAGGTATGCATGGAGCGGCTGCTATGGTGACGGTGCCCTTGATGAAATCAGTAAAAGAGTTTTGACGGAAGAAGAGTTTGCTGCGAACTGCTCCAGGTACGGTCGCCTGTACACCTGGGAAGTTGCAATGAATAAGGTCAATTGTGGCTATCACTACAATTGCGACATTGGCAACGAAGGTACGCAGGGCGTTTGTCCCAAAGGCTGGCATTTGCCTACAAAGGAAGAGTGGAAGAAACTGGTAGAACCAATAGCGAGCGGCGTTGAAGACCTAACTACTTACTGGAGTTACCTTGGTGCTAGTGTAGAGTTGAAGACTGCGGACTGGTGGAAGGAATATTCGACTTCTACGTCGGGAACGAATGCCTCTGGTTTCTCAGCCCTCCCTGCAGGCTTTATGTACATCGGAGAATTTTTTAGGTCAAAGGGCGTTGGTACGTTCTTCTGGTCTTCTAGTGTGTACGGTAGCGACAAATCCTACTGTTTGAGATTGCAACACGACGACGATTCCGCCCTTTTGTGGGGCGAGTGGAAGAAAAACGGCTTCTCCGTCCGTTGCATCAAGGACTCGGAATAA